A section of the Humulus lupulus chromosome 2, drHumLupu1.1, whole genome shotgun sequence genome encodes:
- the LOC133817213 gene encoding large ribosomal subunit protein uL2z yields MGRVIRAQRKGAGSVFKSHTHHRKGPARFRSLDFGERNGYLKGVVTDIIHDPGRGAPLARVTFRHPFRYKHQKELFIAAEGLYSGQFIYCGKKANLVVGNVLPLRSLPEGTVICNVEHHVGDRGVLARASGDYAVVISHNPDNGTSRVKLPSGAKKILPSGCRAMIGQVAGGGRTEKPMLKAGNAYHKFRVKRNSWPKVRGVAMNPVEHPHGGGNHQHIGHASTIARDAAPGQKVGLIAARRTGRLRGQAAAAASKSDKGS; encoded by the exons ATGGGACGAGTCATTCGGGCACAGCGTAAGGGTGCCGGATCGGTGTTCAAGTCCCACACCCACCACCGTAAGGGTCCAGCTCGGTTCAGGTCTCTGGACTTCGGCGAGCGCAATGGTTACCTGAAAGGAGTCGTGACTGACATCATCCACGACCCAGGGCGCGGTGCCCCACTGGCCCGAGTCACATTCCGTCACCCATTCAGGTACAAGCACCAGAAGGAGCTTTTCATCGCCGCAGAGGGCTTGTACTCTGGTCAGTTCATCTACTGTGGGAAGAAGGCCAATCTCGTCGTTGGTAATGTCCTTCCTCTTAGATCTCTTCCTGAAGGTACCGTCATTTGCAACGTTGAGCACCACGTCGGTGACCGTGGTGTTCTCGCTAGGGCATCTGGTGACTACGCCGTCGTCATCAGTCACAACCCGGATAATGGAACTAGCAG AGTTAAGCTTCCATCCGGAGCTAAGAAGATTTTGCCAAGTGGCTGCCGAGCTATGATTGGTCAGGTTGCGGGTGGAGGCAGGACCGAGAAACCAATGTTGAAGGCAGGAAATGCATATCACAAATTCAGAGTCAAAAGGAACAGCTGGCCTAAGGTTCGTGGTGTTGCTATGAACCCTGTGGAGCATCCTCATGGTGGTGGTAACCACCAGCACATTGGTCACGCCAGTACCATTGCAAGAGACGCTGCTCCCGGGCAGAAGGTCGGTCTCATTGCTGCCAGGAGGACTGGTCGTCTCCGAGGGCAAGCTGCCGCCGCTGCTTCCAAATCCGACAAGGGTTCTTAG